A genome region from Vulpes lagopus strain Blue_001 chromosome 7, ASM1834538v1, whole genome shotgun sequence includes the following:
- the MCOLN1 gene encoding mucolipin-1 translates to MAAPVGRRGSETERLLTPSPGYGTRAGASPPPPEEEDLRRRLKYFFMSPCDKFRAKGRKPFKLMLQVVKILVVTGAGLGLAQNLAPGKHLKNIGLCHREIIERLLCAAHWDFMLILFGLSNQLAVTFREENTIAFRHLFLLGYSDGADDTFAAYTREQLYQAIFHAVDQYLMLPDVSLGRYAYVRGGGGPWANGSALALCQQYYHRGHVDPANDTFDIDPMVVTDCIRVDPPERPLVPPSDDLSLSDGSASYKNLTLKFHKLINVTIHFQLKTINLQSLINNEIPDCYTFSVLITFDNKAHSGRIPISLETQAHIQECKHPSVFRHGDNSFRLLFDVVVILICAFSFLLCARSLLRGFLLQNEFVGFMWRQRGRVISLWERLEFVNGWYILLVTSDVLTISGTIMKIGIEAKNLASYDVCSILLGTSTLLVWVGVIRYLTFFHKYNILIATLRVALPSVMRFCCCVAVIYLGYCFCGWIVLGPYHVKFRSLSMVSECLFSLINGDDMFVTFAAMQAQQGRSSLVWLFSQLYLYSFISLFIYMVLSLFIALITGAYDTIKHPGGAGAEESELQAYIAQCQDSPTSGKFRRGSGSACSLLCCCGRDASEEHSLLVN, encoded by the exons ATGGCGGCCCCCGTGGGCCGGCGCGGCTCAG AGACTGAGCGCCTCTTAACCCCCAGTCCTGGGTATGGCACCCGGGCTGgggcttccccgccccccccggaaGAGGAAGACCTCCGCCGTCGGCTCAAATACTTCTTCATGAGTCCCTGTGACAAATTTCGGGCCAAAGGCCGCAAGCCCTTCAAGCTGATGCTGCAAGTAGTGAAGATCTTGGTGGTCACAGGTGCAG GCTTGGGTTTAGCACAGAACCTGGCACCTGGTAAGCATCTAAAGAACATTGGCCTCTGTCACCGTGAGATAATCGAGCGCCTGCTGTGTGCTGCTCACTGGGATTTTATG ctcatcCTGTTCGGGCTCAGCAACCAGCTGGCAGTGACATTCCGGGAGGAGAACACCATTGCCTTCCGGCACCTCTTCCTGCTGGGCTACTCGGATGGGGCGGATGACACCTTCGCAGCCTACACACGGGAGCAGCTCTATCAGGCCATCTTCCATGCTGTGGACCAG TACCTCATGCTCCCTGATGTGTCGCTAGGCCGCTATGCCTACGTGCGGGGCGGGGGTGGCCCCTGGGCTAATGGCTCAGCCCTGGCCCTCTGCCAGCAGTACTACCACCGAGGCCACGTGGACCCAGCCAACGACACCTTTGACATTGATCCCATGGTTGTCACTG ACTGCATCCGGGTGGACCCCCCTGAGAGACCCCTTGTGCCCCCCAGTGATGATCTCTCCCTCTCGGACGGCAGCGCCAGTTACAAGAACCTCACGCTCAAATTCCACAA GCTGATCAACGTCACCATCCACTTCCAGCTGAAGACCATCAATCTCCAGAGCCTGATCAACAATGAAATTCCAGACTGCTACACTTTCAGTGTCCTG ATCACTTTTGACAATAAGGCGCACAGCGGGCGTATCCCCAtcagcctggagacccaggctcacATCCAGGAGTGTAAGCACCCCAGTGTCTTCAGGCACg GAGACAACAGCTTCCGGCTCCTGTTCGATGTAGTCGTGATCCTCATCTGCGCCTTCTCTTTCCTGCTGTGTGCCCGCTCGCTGCTCCGTGGCTTTCTGCTGCAGAAT GAGTTCGTTGGGTTCATGTGGCGGCAGCGGGGACGGGTCATCAGCCTCTGGGAGCGGCTGGAATTTGTCAACGGCTGGTACATCCTGCTGGTCACCAGCGATGTGCTCACCATCTCGGGCACCATCATGAAGATTGGTATCGAAGCCAAG AACCTGGCAAGCTACGACGTCTGCAGCATCCTCTTGGGCACTTCCACGTTGCTCGTCTGGGTCGGCGTCATCCGCTATCTGACCTTCTTCCATAAGTACAAT ATCCTCATTGCCACACTGCGGGTGGCACTGCCCAGCGTCATGCGTTTCTGCTGCTGTGTGGCTGTCATCTACTTGGGCTATTGCTTCTGTGGCTGGATCGTATTGGGCCCATACCATGTGAAG TTTCGCTCGCTGTCCATGGTATCGGAATGCCTGTTCTCACTCATCAACGGGGACGACATGTTCGTGACGTTCGCCGCAATGCAGGCACAGCAGGGCCGTAGCAGCCTCGTCTGGCTCTTCTCTCAGCTCTACCTCTACTCCTTCATCAGCCTCTTCATCTACATGGTGCTGAGCCTCTTCATCGCGCTCATCACTGGAGCCTATGACACCATCAAG
- the ZNF358 gene encoding zinc finger protein 358 isoform X3: MERGAEPWSWVLETSSAGSPDFHPDPAPEAASTSTPGMRRSVLVRNPGHKGPRPTYEELDSDSEDLGPNPEELDPVCEDPEPDPEDLNTVSEDVDPSYEDLEPVSEDLDPDADPDAEAPSSISATRDSDPQDLDPMSSSFDLDPDVIGPVPLVLDPNNEPLSPTESPDLDPLSSGLTATPEVLTPSPAVLPAPASPPRPFSCPDCGRAFRRSSGLSQHRRTHSGEKPYRCPDCGKSFSHGATLAQHRGIHTGARPYQCAACGKAFGWRSTLLKHRSSHSGEKPHHCPVCGKAFGHGSLLAQHLRTHGGPRPHKCPVCAKGFGQGSALLKHLRTHTGERPYPCPQCGKAFGQSSALLQHQRTHTAERPYRCPHCGKAFGQSSNLQHHLRIHTGERPYACPHCSKAFGQSSALLQHLHVHSGERPYRCQLCGKAFGQASSLTKHKRVHEGAAAAAAAAAAAAAAAGLDLSPASMLRPGQVSLLGPEAVSVLGSGLGLSPGPSSGLGSDPGSVLGSLPNPSPRAVSGSESTPTPESIKSSDPKPGHSTNPDLVAGPEQDPVPSPNPNPESHPEPCSPAHDTASPVLPTGESPEWVQERGALLGPDG, translated from the exons atggagagaggggcagagcccTGGAGCTGGGTCCTGGAGACCTCTAGTGCTGGGTCCCCTGACTTCCATCCAG ATCCTGCCCCAGAAGCAGCCAGCACCTCCACACCAGGGATGCGGCGCTCGGTCCTGGTCAGGAACCCAGGCCACAAGGGCCCGAGGCCCACTTATGAAGAGCTCGACTCCGACTCAGAGGACCTGGGCCCCAACCCTGAAGAGCTGGACCCAGTTTGTGAAGACCCAGAGCCTGACCCAGAAGACCTCAACACTGTCTCTGAAGACGTGGACCCCAGCTATGAAGATCTGGAACCTGTCTCTGAAGATCTGGACCCTGACGCTGACCCCGATGCGGAAGCTCCGAGCTCCATCTCAGCCACTCGAGACTCGGATCCCCAAGATCTCGACCCCATGTCTTCAAGTTTCGACCTCGATCCAGACGTCATCGGCCCTGTCCCCCTGGTTCTTGACCCTAACAACGAGCCCCTCAGCCCCACCGAATCCCCAGACCTGGACCCCCTCTCGTCCGGCCTCACTGCCACTCCCGAGGTCCTGACCCCCAGCCCCGCGGTGCTCCCGGCCCCTGCCAGCCCTCCGCGGCCCTTCTCCTGCCCCGACTGCGGGCGAGCCTTCCGCCGCAGCTCGGGGCTGAGCCAGCACCGCCGCACCCACAGCGGCGAGAAGCCCTACCGCTGCCCCGACTGCGGCAAGTCGTTCAGCCACGGCGCCACGCTGGCCCAGCACCGCGGCATCCACACGGGCGCGCGGCCCTACCAGTGCGCCGCCTGCGGCAAAGCGTTCGGCTGGCGCTCCACGCTGCTCAAGCACCGCAGCAGCCACAGCGGCGAGAAGCCGCACCACTGCCCGGTGTGCGGCAAGGCCTTCGGTCACGGCTCGCTGCTGGCGCAGCACCTGCGCACGCACGGCGGCCCGCGGCCCCACAAGTGCCCCGTGTGCGCCAAGGGCTTCGGGCAGGGCTCGGCGCTGCTGAAGCACCTGCGCACGCACACGGGCGAGCGGCCCTACCCGTGCCCGCAGTGCGGCAAGGCCTTCGGCCAGAGCTCGGCGCTGCTGCAGCACCAGCGCACGCACACGGCCGAGCGCCCGTACCGCTGTCCCCACTGCGGCAAGGCCTTCGGCCAGAGCTCCAACTTGCAGCACCACCTGCGCATCCACACGGGCGAGCGGCCGTACGCCTGCCCCCACTGCTCCAAGGCCTTCGGGCAGAGCTCGGCGCTGCTGCAGCACCTGCACGTGCATTCCGGGGAGCGCCCCTACCGCTGCCAGCTCTGCGGCAAGGCCTTTGGCCAAGCCTCCAGCCTCACCAAGCACAAGCGGGTGCACGAGGGCGCAGCGGcagccgccgctgccgccgccgctgcggCTGCTGCTGCAGGCCTAGACCTCAGCCCTGCCTCCATGTTGAGGCCAGGGCAGGTCTCCCTCCTGGGTCCTGAGGCCGTGTCCGTTCTCGGCTCTGGCCTGGGCCTCAGCCCTGGCCCCAGCTCTGGCCTTGGCTCTGACCCTGGCTCGGTGCTGGGCTCCCTCCCTAATCCCAGCCCCAGGGCTGTCTCCGGCTCTgaatccacccccacccctgagtcTATTAAGTCTTCTGACCCTAAGCCTGGTCACAGCACCAATCCTGACCTTGTGGCCGGACCTGAGCAGGATCCAGTGCCcagccccaaccccaaccccgaGTCTCATCCTGAGCCCTGCTCTCCCGCCCATGACACTGCCAGCCCAGTGCTCCCTACTGGCGAGAGTCCCGAGTGGGTGCAGGAGCGAGGGGCACTGCTGGGGCCGGATGGCTGA
- the ZNF358 gene encoding zinc finger protein 358 isoform X2 — MLSEEHQGPAASCRGWCSLPLCGDLGLQDPSFAPEEEEPKMERGAEPWSWVLETSSAGSPDFHPDPAPEAASTSTPGMRRSVLVRNPGHKGPRPTYEELDSDSEDLGPNPEELDPVCEDPEPDPEDLNTVSEDVDPSYEDLEPVSEDLDPDADPDAEAPSSISATRDSDPQDLDPMSSSFDLDPDVIGPVPLVLDPNNEPLSPTESPDLDPLSSGLTATPEVLTPSPAVLPAPASPPRPFSCPDCGRAFRRSSGLSQHRRTHSGEKPYRCPDCGKSFSHGATLAQHRGIHTGARPYQCAACGKAFGWRSTLLKHRSSHSGEKPHHCPVCGKAFGHGSLLAQHLRTHGGPRPHKCPVCAKGFGQGSALLKHLRTHTGERPYPCPQCGKAFGQSSALLQHQRTHTAERPYRCPHCGKAFGQSSNLQHHLRIHTGERPYACPHCSKAFGQSSALLQHLHVHSGERPYRCQLCGKAFGQASSLTKHKRVHEGAAAAAAAAAAAAAAAGLDLSPASMLRPGQVSLLGPEAVSVLGSGLGLSPGPSSGLGSDPGSVLGSLPNPSPRAVSGSESTPTPESIKSSDPKPGHSTNPDLVAGPEQDPVPSPNPNPESHPEPCSPAHDTASPVLPTGESPEWVQERGALLGPDG, encoded by the exons GACCCAAGCTTCGCaccagaggaggaggagcccaagatggagagaggggcagagcccTGGAGCTGGGTCCTGGAGACCTCTAGTGCTGGGTCCCCTGACTTCCATCCAG ATCCTGCCCCAGAAGCAGCCAGCACCTCCACACCAGGGATGCGGCGCTCGGTCCTGGTCAGGAACCCAGGCCACAAGGGCCCGAGGCCCACTTATGAAGAGCTCGACTCCGACTCAGAGGACCTGGGCCCCAACCCTGAAGAGCTGGACCCAGTTTGTGAAGACCCAGAGCCTGACCCAGAAGACCTCAACACTGTCTCTGAAGACGTGGACCCCAGCTATGAAGATCTGGAACCTGTCTCTGAAGATCTGGACCCTGACGCTGACCCCGATGCGGAAGCTCCGAGCTCCATCTCAGCCACTCGAGACTCGGATCCCCAAGATCTCGACCCCATGTCTTCAAGTTTCGACCTCGATCCAGACGTCATCGGCCCTGTCCCCCTGGTTCTTGACCCTAACAACGAGCCCCTCAGCCCCACCGAATCCCCAGACCTGGACCCCCTCTCGTCCGGCCTCACTGCCACTCCCGAGGTCCTGACCCCCAGCCCCGCGGTGCTCCCGGCCCCTGCCAGCCCTCCGCGGCCCTTCTCCTGCCCCGACTGCGGGCGAGCCTTCCGCCGCAGCTCGGGGCTGAGCCAGCACCGCCGCACCCACAGCGGCGAGAAGCCCTACCGCTGCCCCGACTGCGGCAAGTCGTTCAGCCACGGCGCCACGCTGGCCCAGCACCGCGGCATCCACACGGGCGCGCGGCCCTACCAGTGCGCCGCCTGCGGCAAAGCGTTCGGCTGGCGCTCCACGCTGCTCAAGCACCGCAGCAGCCACAGCGGCGAGAAGCCGCACCACTGCCCGGTGTGCGGCAAGGCCTTCGGTCACGGCTCGCTGCTGGCGCAGCACCTGCGCACGCACGGCGGCCCGCGGCCCCACAAGTGCCCCGTGTGCGCCAAGGGCTTCGGGCAGGGCTCGGCGCTGCTGAAGCACCTGCGCACGCACACGGGCGAGCGGCCCTACCCGTGCCCGCAGTGCGGCAAGGCCTTCGGCCAGAGCTCGGCGCTGCTGCAGCACCAGCGCACGCACACGGCCGAGCGCCCGTACCGCTGTCCCCACTGCGGCAAGGCCTTCGGCCAGAGCTCCAACTTGCAGCACCACCTGCGCATCCACACGGGCGAGCGGCCGTACGCCTGCCCCCACTGCTCCAAGGCCTTCGGGCAGAGCTCGGCGCTGCTGCAGCACCTGCACGTGCATTCCGGGGAGCGCCCCTACCGCTGCCAGCTCTGCGGCAAGGCCTTTGGCCAAGCCTCCAGCCTCACCAAGCACAAGCGGGTGCACGAGGGCGCAGCGGcagccgccgctgccgccgccgctgcggCTGCTGCTGCAGGCCTAGACCTCAGCCCTGCCTCCATGTTGAGGCCAGGGCAGGTCTCCCTCCTGGGTCCTGAGGCCGTGTCCGTTCTCGGCTCTGGCCTGGGCCTCAGCCCTGGCCCCAGCTCTGGCCTTGGCTCTGACCCTGGCTCGGTGCTGGGCTCCCTCCCTAATCCCAGCCCCAGGGCTGTCTCCGGCTCTgaatccacccccacccctgagtcTATTAAGTCTTCTGACCCTAAGCCTGGTCACAGCACCAATCCTGACCTTGTGGCCGGACCTGAGCAGGATCCAGTGCCcagccccaaccccaaccccgaGTCTCATCCTGAGCCCTGCTCTCCCGCCCATGACACTGCCAGCCCAGTGCTCCCTACTGGCGAGAGTCCCGAGTGGGTGCAGGAGCGAGGGGCACTGCTGGGGCCGGATGGCTGA
- the ZNF358 gene encoding zinc finger protein 358 isoform X1 has product MATAAAGAGELQVPAAPAAALGRPLSLPGSAWRGRWAEGAAGGAGGRGASCGPRGRGGPGRGEGRRDPSFAPEEEEPKMERGAEPWSWVLETSSAGSPDFHPDPAPEAASTSTPGMRRSVLVRNPGHKGPRPTYEELDSDSEDLGPNPEELDPVCEDPEPDPEDLNTVSEDVDPSYEDLEPVSEDLDPDADPDAEAPSSISATRDSDPQDLDPMSSSFDLDPDVIGPVPLVLDPNNEPLSPTESPDLDPLSSGLTATPEVLTPSPAVLPAPASPPRPFSCPDCGRAFRRSSGLSQHRRTHSGEKPYRCPDCGKSFSHGATLAQHRGIHTGARPYQCAACGKAFGWRSTLLKHRSSHSGEKPHHCPVCGKAFGHGSLLAQHLRTHGGPRPHKCPVCAKGFGQGSALLKHLRTHTGERPYPCPQCGKAFGQSSALLQHQRTHTAERPYRCPHCGKAFGQSSNLQHHLRIHTGERPYACPHCSKAFGQSSALLQHLHVHSGERPYRCQLCGKAFGQASSLTKHKRVHEGAAAAAAAAAAAAAAAGLDLSPASMLRPGQVSLLGPEAVSVLGSGLGLSPGPSSGLGSDPGSVLGSLPNPSPRAVSGSESTPTPESIKSSDPKPGHSTNPDLVAGPEQDPVPSPNPNPESHPEPCSPAHDTASPVLPTGESPEWVQERGALLGPDG; this is encoded by the exons GACCCAAGCTTCGCaccagaggaggaggagcccaagatggagagaggggcagagcccTGGAGCTGGGTCCTGGAGACCTCTAGTGCTGGGTCCCCTGACTTCCATCCAG ATCCTGCCCCAGAAGCAGCCAGCACCTCCACACCAGGGATGCGGCGCTCGGTCCTGGTCAGGAACCCAGGCCACAAGGGCCCGAGGCCCACTTATGAAGAGCTCGACTCCGACTCAGAGGACCTGGGCCCCAACCCTGAAGAGCTGGACCCAGTTTGTGAAGACCCAGAGCCTGACCCAGAAGACCTCAACACTGTCTCTGAAGACGTGGACCCCAGCTATGAAGATCTGGAACCTGTCTCTGAAGATCTGGACCCTGACGCTGACCCCGATGCGGAAGCTCCGAGCTCCATCTCAGCCACTCGAGACTCGGATCCCCAAGATCTCGACCCCATGTCTTCAAGTTTCGACCTCGATCCAGACGTCATCGGCCCTGTCCCCCTGGTTCTTGACCCTAACAACGAGCCCCTCAGCCCCACCGAATCCCCAGACCTGGACCCCCTCTCGTCCGGCCTCACTGCCACTCCCGAGGTCCTGACCCCCAGCCCCGCGGTGCTCCCGGCCCCTGCCAGCCCTCCGCGGCCCTTCTCCTGCCCCGACTGCGGGCGAGCCTTCCGCCGCAGCTCGGGGCTGAGCCAGCACCGCCGCACCCACAGCGGCGAGAAGCCCTACCGCTGCCCCGACTGCGGCAAGTCGTTCAGCCACGGCGCCACGCTGGCCCAGCACCGCGGCATCCACACGGGCGCGCGGCCCTACCAGTGCGCCGCCTGCGGCAAAGCGTTCGGCTGGCGCTCCACGCTGCTCAAGCACCGCAGCAGCCACAGCGGCGAGAAGCCGCACCACTGCCCGGTGTGCGGCAAGGCCTTCGGTCACGGCTCGCTGCTGGCGCAGCACCTGCGCACGCACGGCGGCCCGCGGCCCCACAAGTGCCCCGTGTGCGCCAAGGGCTTCGGGCAGGGCTCGGCGCTGCTGAAGCACCTGCGCACGCACACGGGCGAGCGGCCCTACCCGTGCCCGCAGTGCGGCAAGGCCTTCGGCCAGAGCTCGGCGCTGCTGCAGCACCAGCGCACGCACACGGCCGAGCGCCCGTACCGCTGTCCCCACTGCGGCAAGGCCTTCGGCCAGAGCTCCAACTTGCAGCACCACCTGCGCATCCACACGGGCGAGCGGCCGTACGCCTGCCCCCACTGCTCCAAGGCCTTCGGGCAGAGCTCGGCGCTGCTGCAGCACCTGCACGTGCATTCCGGGGAGCGCCCCTACCGCTGCCAGCTCTGCGGCAAGGCCTTTGGCCAAGCCTCCAGCCTCACCAAGCACAAGCGGGTGCACGAGGGCGCAGCGGcagccgccgctgccgccgccgctgcggCTGCTGCTGCAGGCCTAGACCTCAGCCCTGCCTCCATGTTGAGGCCAGGGCAGGTCTCCCTCCTGGGTCCTGAGGCCGTGTCCGTTCTCGGCTCTGGCCTGGGCCTCAGCCCTGGCCCCAGCTCTGGCCTTGGCTCTGACCCTGGCTCGGTGCTGGGCTCCCTCCCTAATCCCAGCCCCAGGGCTGTCTCCGGCTCTgaatccacccccacccctgagtcTATTAAGTCTTCTGACCCTAAGCCTGGTCACAGCACCAATCCTGACCTTGTGGCCGGACCTGAGCAGGATCCAGTGCCcagccccaaccccaaccccgaGTCTCATCCTGAGCCCTGCTCTCCCGCCCATGACACTGCCAGCCCAGTGCTCCCTACTGGCGAGAGTCCCGAGTGGGTGCAGGAGCGAGGGGCACTGCTGGGGCCGGATGGCTGA
- the ZNF358 gene encoding zinc finger protein 358 isoform X4, whose translation MRRSVLVRNPGHKGPRPTYEELDSDSEDLGPNPEELDPVCEDPEPDPEDLNTVSEDVDPSYEDLEPVSEDLDPDADPDAEAPSSISATRDSDPQDLDPMSSSFDLDPDVIGPVPLVLDPNNEPLSPTESPDLDPLSSGLTATPEVLTPSPAVLPAPASPPRPFSCPDCGRAFRRSSGLSQHRRTHSGEKPYRCPDCGKSFSHGATLAQHRGIHTGARPYQCAACGKAFGWRSTLLKHRSSHSGEKPHHCPVCGKAFGHGSLLAQHLRTHGGPRPHKCPVCAKGFGQGSALLKHLRTHTGERPYPCPQCGKAFGQSSALLQHQRTHTAERPYRCPHCGKAFGQSSNLQHHLRIHTGERPYACPHCSKAFGQSSALLQHLHVHSGERPYRCQLCGKAFGQASSLTKHKRVHEGAAAAAAAAAAAAAAAGLDLSPASMLRPGQVSLLGPEAVSVLGSGLGLSPGPSSGLGSDPGSVLGSLPNPSPRAVSGSESTPTPESIKSSDPKPGHSTNPDLVAGPEQDPVPSPNPNPESHPEPCSPAHDTASPVLPTGESPEWVQERGALLGPDG comes from the coding sequence ATGCGGCGCTCGGTCCTGGTCAGGAACCCAGGCCACAAGGGCCCGAGGCCCACTTATGAAGAGCTCGACTCCGACTCAGAGGACCTGGGCCCCAACCCTGAAGAGCTGGACCCAGTTTGTGAAGACCCAGAGCCTGACCCAGAAGACCTCAACACTGTCTCTGAAGACGTGGACCCCAGCTATGAAGATCTGGAACCTGTCTCTGAAGATCTGGACCCTGACGCTGACCCCGATGCGGAAGCTCCGAGCTCCATCTCAGCCACTCGAGACTCGGATCCCCAAGATCTCGACCCCATGTCTTCAAGTTTCGACCTCGATCCAGACGTCATCGGCCCTGTCCCCCTGGTTCTTGACCCTAACAACGAGCCCCTCAGCCCCACCGAATCCCCAGACCTGGACCCCCTCTCGTCCGGCCTCACTGCCACTCCCGAGGTCCTGACCCCCAGCCCCGCGGTGCTCCCGGCCCCTGCCAGCCCTCCGCGGCCCTTCTCCTGCCCCGACTGCGGGCGAGCCTTCCGCCGCAGCTCGGGGCTGAGCCAGCACCGCCGCACCCACAGCGGCGAGAAGCCCTACCGCTGCCCCGACTGCGGCAAGTCGTTCAGCCACGGCGCCACGCTGGCCCAGCACCGCGGCATCCACACGGGCGCGCGGCCCTACCAGTGCGCCGCCTGCGGCAAAGCGTTCGGCTGGCGCTCCACGCTGCTCAAGCACCGCAGCAGCCACAGCGGCGAGAAGCCGCACCACTGCCCGGTGTGCGGCAAGGCCTTCGGTCACGGCTCGCTGCTGGCGCAGCACCTGCGCACGCACGGCGGCCCGCGGCCCCACAAGTGCCCCGTGTGCGCCAAGGGCTTCGGGCAGGGCTCGGCGCTGCTGAAGCACCTGCGCACGCACACGGGCGAGCGGCCCTACCCGTGCCCGCAGTGCGGCAAGGCCTTCGGCCAGAGCTCGGCGCTGCTGCAGCACCAGCGCACGCACACGGCCGAGCGCCCGTACCGCTGTCCCCACTGCGGCAAGGCCTTCGGCCAGAGCTCCAACTTGCAGCACCACCTGCGCATCCACACGGGCGAGCGGCCGTACGCCTGCCCCCACTGCTCCAAGGCCTTCGGGCAGAGCTCGGCGCTGCTGCAGCACCTGCACGTGCATTCCGGGGAGCGCCCCTACCGCTGCCAGCTCTGCGGCAAGGCCTTTGGCCAAGCCTCCAGCCTCACCAAGCACAAGCGGGTGCACGAGGGCGCAGCGGcagccgccgctgccgccgccgctgcggCTGCTGCTGCAGGCCTAGACCTCAGCCCTGCCTCCATGTTGAGGCCAGGGCAGGTCTCCCTCCTGGGTCCTGAGGCCGTGTCCGTTCTCGGCTCTGGCCTGGGCCTCAGCCCTGGCCCCAGCTCTGGCCTTGGCTCTGACCCTGGCTCGGTGCTGGGCTCCCTCCCTAATCCCAGCCCCAGGGCTGTCTCCGGCTCTgaatccacccccacccctgagtcTATTAAGTCTTCTGACCCTAAGCCTGGTCACAGCACCAATCCTGACCTTGTGGCCGGACCTGAGCAGGATCCAGTGCCcagccccaaccccaaccccgaGTCTCATCCTGAGCCCTGCTCTCCCGCCCATGACACTGCCAGCCCAGTGCTCCCTACTGGCGAGAGTCCCGAGTGGGTGCAGGAGCGAGGGGCACTGCTGGGGCCGGATGGCTGA